The Malassezia restricta chromosome I, complete sequence genome contains the following window.
ACTGAGCCGGGTGACGGCACTTCTTTCGTGACCGGCCAGGTCCGCTTAGAGTCGCGCACAAGTTCAGCCTTCAGCTcagacgaagaagaaacGCCTGCCAAATCGACGCAGTTTCTTGAAATTGTGTTGCGCATGAAAGAGGCATCGCACCTTGGGCGCGAGCAATACCAAAGCAGACTTCGCGGACTTGCTGCACCGCCTGTCCCAGCGCCATCCACGCCTGTCCTATCCGAGCCGAGCATTCCACCAAAGCCTGCATCTACTCCCTCGGCACAAGTGCTGCAAGTGTTACAGGCTATGCAGGCTCACAAGGGTGGCTTGTCGCAAGATCAGCAGTCACACTTGATGGGGCTGTTGGATATGGTCGCAGGTGCCGTACAATGTGGTGCCTTACCCACTTCTGCTGGCGCAGAgacgccacggccgccgtcCAACACACGTACCGAGCCCAAggcagctcctcgagcgaGCCGACCTGGCTTGCGTGATACCCGTGCTGAAATGCCACGCATATGCTACAACTGCGGTACCACCAACGCCACGACATGGCGTATTCTAACATTACCGTCTGGCGTCACCATTAACCACCCTGCCAGCGAACGACCGCCATCGGATGCCGTCCCGTTAACATGGACGCCACAGTATCCGAACTCGGGGCCGATTCAGACACACAGTGAGGCGCGTTGGCAGGCGTGTAATCCATGTGGCTTGTACTTTGCTAAGTATGGCGTAGCACGCCCCGAATATGTACGCAACTTTGTGGCACGTCCGTCCAAGGACGACAAGAAGCGCGAAAGTACGTCTCTAGCGACGGGCAGGTCCATGGACCGCATTAAGCGCGAACGCTCGCAAACGTCACCCGGCAGCACACGCGTAGGCTTTTCGCGAACTCTGAGTACAGTGGCGAATCGTGACGCAGAGCGTTTACAAAAGCGACAGCGACAACATATGCACGATGAAAACTTGCCGCCCACCTCACCAGACGCGGCCATGCCAGTATCATACCCGACCGTCAAGAGCCCTGCTCACAGCGCCTCTATGCGCCATGCGTTGCAAGCCAGTCCGTCATCCTCCGCCTTCGGCATACCGTCATCGCTCATGAACTCGAGCCCGAGCACTATGTTGAATACATTGATGTCGGCACCAGGCCTTCCACCTACACCGAGACGCACTCGGCCAGAGCCGGCATCTAGTCCTGTGCGTCGCAGTCCGCGAAAGCAGCCGCCTGGGACCATGGCCGATGTGAATCCGTACGCATCTGCGGCCCAGCGATCTGCCTCGTCACCTGCACCCAAGCGGGCTGCTGGCACAGCCCGCGACGCCCTGACATCGCCTGCGGACCGAACGCACGTTTTGCCGACCTTGAATCCATTCATGGGTTTGAGCACGCTGGACGATGACATGGATCCATTAGGATGTCCACCGAGCCCCACGGAAGGACGGACGTCGCGAGCGAAGCCTGCACCCAAGCGTGATATTCGCACGCCCAGCCGCATGCCCAGAGATCAGACATGGCCGACGAGTCCGACACTGGCCTTGTCTGAACCATTTCGTATTCACGAGCCCATCAAGGACCTGTTTCCTGACAATGCTCAAGGCCACTGGATGGCCGACTGGGGCTCGGGATCCACCCATGCGCTATCTCCCCATCATGCAGCCACGGAACAGCCTGCGCCCGACGCTGCTGTGCATGACAAAACCGAGACCTCGCTCGTGActcacgcgccgcgccgaccCATGCCGACGACGGTGGAAGATGCATCCTCGTCCCAGTCAGGCTCGCCACCAGCCACTTCACCTGATCTGGACGACTCGCTCGTGGATCTGATTGAAGATCCGTATGGACTTTTATCAGCATGTGGGCTcggcatgatgcagcagcCAAACCAAGGCACCCAGGGCATCGTGATGAATCCATCTGGAGTGGGTGGCTTTAGCGCCGATGCGTTCAACCAAATTGAGATACACAACTCCCCCTCCTTTACacagcagctcgatgcTTTCACGCAGAGCGGCCACCTCGGCATCGCGGCACATATGAATGAGCCACAGGGCGTGTCTGTCTTACCCGCAGCGGAAGTGCGTTCGTTCGGACACGCGAACAAGTCTGCGCCCACGGCTCTCGAATCGTTCCTTGATGATCCAACGGTCCAGTCGATGCTCAACAACTTGAACGAgtccacggcgccgatcaAGCAGGGAAAACGCGAATTGTCTACTGGATAATACATAACTGTTACATAACTACACAATCAGCGTCGGGTACTTTTAACGGTATACGTCCACCATGAGCCTTGAGATCCTTGAGAcgctgcatggctcgtggatgctgctgcgcggctGCGCGGGTGTACCAACGGACGGCTTCGTCCATATCGACCGCCGTCCCAATACCGATCTCGGCGTAATGACCCACGGCATACTCGGCATTGGCGATGCCTTTGCTTgccgctcgccgcgcccagGTGTACGCTTCGATGTCGGACTGTTGCAGCACACCTTCTGCGCCTGTCAGGTACCAGCCACTGAGTGCGAGTTCAGCCTGGCCTTCGCCACGCATAGCCGCCGTATTGAACCACATAATACTGCTGCGTGGATCCACAGGGCAGCCCAAAGAGCCATTCGCGTATCCTTCGCCGAGCTTGCACTGACTCGGTGTGTGTCCCAGTCGCGCTGCTTGGGTATACAGATTTCGCGCGAGCGAAGGATCGAATGGCACAAAACGGTTGGAAGGTTCAGCATAGTGCGTGGCCAGCTCGTACAGCGCGTGTGGATTGTCCTCGTCGGCCTGGTCCGCAGCACGTTTGAGCCACACGATGGCCTCACGTGGATTGGGATGCTGCTCCAACAGTCCATACAGCAGAATCATGCCGAGCTTGTACATACCGGCCGTATCGCCCAAAGACGCGGCCTTTCGGTAGAAAAGCACGCCAAGCTTTGGATTTCGTTTTGTGCCAGCACCCACTTCATTGCATACCGCGGTGCGATACGTGGCTGCTGGGTGATTTTGTTTCGAGGCTTGGACATACAAATGGTACGACTTGGCGTGGTCAATAGACATACCGAGCTTGCCATTGCCATAGCAGTTGGCCAGGTAAAACTGCGCGTCTGCATACGGCGGTTtgcctggcgcggcaccTGACGTCGCGAGCTTTTTGATGATTTTTACGCTCTCTGATAAGAGTGCCTCGCGGTACTTGCGCGCCTGCTTTTCCGAGTCATGCGGATCCAGCGTGCGCTTAGCCGCTTCAATTAAATATAGCGCATACACCATGAGGGCTTCGGCGTCTTGTTCATCTTTGATTCGACGACGATAGTTTTCAATGTACTCCTTCGTGTAAGGCACAGCTGTCGCGGCCTGTGAGTCGCGACTGTAGCGCCAATCGGTGGCGCGCGGAGAGCTGAGTACAGACAAAGGAGGTGATCGAATCCGCGGCGTAGACGGAGCAATAGAAGCGCGGGGCATGGAGGAGGCGGCATCAATAGAGGGGGCATACGTCGAGTGCACCGGGGACGATGGCATGCTGCTTTGTAGATACGCTGTCGGCATATACGCCACGCCACCAGGGCTTATGGTATTTTCTGTCATAAAATGAAGAGTGTGGCGCAAATGAGCTGCGCGGGCCTTTGCCGGTTTTTGCCACTCACTtgcgcgccacgcacaaTCGCTGGGATCTGGAGTCCCTGGGGAAAAAAAGATGGCAGCCTCAGTGTGCAGGTGTGTGGCCACGTGGCTGGTCTCCATGCACGTCCATCCCTCGTCAAGGTGGATGTCCAAATGATGACGGCACGAAAAAGCAGCGCGACCGAGTATTGTAGAGGCACATGCTGTTTTACACGCAAAGTGCGTATGCTATGAAGGACTTTTTTGTTCACTGACATGAGACCCATTCCCACGAAAGTACCTACCTTGCTCATCATCATCTGCAGCGGTGATTAGACTGGCATGCATACGTACCCGAACGAACTCGTCATAATTGATTTGGCCATCCCCATCCGTGTCAGCCTCACGGATCATTTCTTCTACCTCTTGGTCGGACAGCTTTTCGCCTGAACATGCATGAGCACGGCCACCACATACCTAGGTTGGTCATTCTGATAGTTAGCATACTCTGGCAATCACACGTACACATGACGCAGTTCAGCTGCGCTGATGAATCCATTCCCGTCTTTATCAAACACACGGAAAGCCTCCTTGATTTCCTCCTCGCTATCCGTATCCTTCATCTTCCGAGCCATCATTGTTAGGAATTCAGGGAAGTCAATCGTGCCGTCACCATCAGCATCGATCTCATTCACCATATCCTGAAGCTCGGCTTCAGTGGGGTTCTGGCCTAGAGAGCGCATCACAGTACCCAGCTCCCTGGTCGTAATGCTGCCATCACCGTCTGAATGTCAGATGTCGCATACACATACGAACCTTTATCGAAAAGAGAGAAAGCCTCCTTGAACTCTTCAGTCGTGTTAGTACGCGTGCCTGCATACGCGCGCGATGTCCACAATAGGAGCACAGTACATACCGGCAATTTGTTCTGCTCCTGTTAGCTCAGATCGGACCAGCTAGGCAACGTACCCTCAGACTGTACAGATAGCGCCATGAACACAAAGCATGCGTGTTAGCTCGTGGTCTCGAAAACACAAATGTCACATACCAAGTGTTCCGCCATAGCACAAAAAGGTAATGGTCGGTCGCAAAATTAACGTTATAGCCGGGGAGACGACGCGATGTGTCACGCTCTCCATTAGTGCATTTCCGCAATATAATGCCTTACTACGCCACGCGAGCATCACGTGGTGAACCACCGCCACGAACGCGCTACATCATCCAATCACTATGGAGCAGGCAAGTTTGGAATGCGGGGTAGGGCCATGACGTTGGGTTCAACTGGGCACCAACGAGGGTCGCTTGGTTGGGGGCAGGCGTTGGGCGATTCTTCTGGATCGCATGTATTAAATCGCTTTGAAGCAAGATGCTGGATTGTTTGCAAGAGATGTCGACGAGACATGTCATGATCGAGCATCGCAAGTATATCGTCCAAATGTACGACGAGAATATCCCAAACATCCAACAGAATCGGTATTGAGTGCGTAAAGTTGTAGATCCGAGTACGCAGGATGCGTTCCACTAAGGGAGAAAACATAGCGGGGGTGCTGCCTAGCTGGTGAATCTGATGCACAGACGCACATCGACGGTACCATTCCTGCTGCACAAATTTCAGAGGGCTGTCTGACATGTCGTTTTCCAACATGTTCTTCGGACCAGGCGACAAATGCAGCCACTCGAGCCACAAGGAGACGCGTAGGCGATCGACCATACACAGCCGCATAAGGATGATAACCATCTCGAAGTTGTGTTCGACGACGGCTTTGCGGATGATCATGGGACGCACATCGCTGCTCTCATGAGCAAACTGCAAGAAAGAGTCGGTGGGGTGGTTGGGTGGCGGGGTCGGACAAGCATCATACATTTTCCCGGCAGGCGGTGCCAAGAATGTCGCAGACCCGGCTGTTTTACCAGCCTCTCTGTAATGGGCATGGGCCTTTTGATATTCGCGCTCCTGCGCTCGGAGTGGACGCGTGAGATGGCGCAAGTCGTCACGCGCAAGCCAGCGCTGAATCCAACCAAGTGAAAAGAAAGGATTAAAAATGCAAGTTTCCTGCTCCAAGATGATTCGAAAGTGGTGCTGCCAGGCATCCAACTCGTGCAGTGGCGGTCCATCGGATGGAAACAGTTCTGATAGTTGAGGCTGTGGGATAAGGAAAAACGGCAAAAGGAGCCCTAGACGCTCAAGAGCCACAATGACCTGCTCTGTCTCAGAGAGAGAAGACGCGCGTTCTTCTTCTATCTCTTTTCTGACCGGCTCCAGtgcctcttcttccttcTCGCGAGCTTGAATGAAGCTAGCGCTTGTTGAATCGTTTCGATCAGGCAAGATAACGGTGGCACCATCTGCCGTCATCACACTTGCGCCTTTATTCAAGTGAACATGAGCGacgcgacgacgaagacgcacccagcggcgtcggcgaaCAAAGGTCCAAATACCTGGTTTGCCTGTCCATCTAGCCGAGCGAGAGCGTATGGAGCGCATTAAAGCCTCTATGCCCTCATCGGGACGAGTGGCTTCCTTGGATTCACGCCGTGCTGTACGATTCGCATCCACGTAATGCGCAAACATGTGAAATGCCTGCCACCATTGCTGTGGGCCCGCCTTCGAGGATACTTGGATGGGCCGGCGCCAAAACTGCAGACCTGTAAAGCTACCACTGTATTGCCATCCGTCCTCGTCGGTGTTGCCCGTCATGTCAATCATCCAAGTAGGATGCACCCATTCCCACGTAGGGTCTGGCAGCTGCATGGTCAGAGTGGTAAGCGCTGTATTCATGCCTTGTGCGTCCGTCCATGGCGAAGGATCAAACGCGGAGAGCACATTTGAGCTGAAGCGCTTCGACACTCCAAAAAGCACAATGCCACGCTGATTCTCATGTAACATATCGTACACATATTCAGGGTTGTCAGGATCCGCAGGGGTTGTATATACACGTGCGCCACCTTGTCTCGCGTGGTGCGGGTCTTCATCGTCTGACTCCATATCATCTTCGGCCAGGGTCTTGTTCCATGCCCGAAGTTTTCGACGTCTCCATACATGGGGACGAGATGCCGAGGCTGGTGAGGTGGAAGGAGTGCAAGGCCTGTGATCGGGCGTTCCACGTCTGGAGGCAGGTAATTCATAGATGCTTTGAGCATCCAATCGTTGCGACGACCGGAGAAGAGAGCTGAGACGCGGAAGGCCAGCCGCTGAGAAAGGAGACGGTGTGCGAGCTGGTGTGGAATGAGGCCAGTCTTCCGGCGAAGCCTGGTTAGCTTTGCTGGACCGGGAAGATGTATTCTCATCGCGTAGTTCAGCAGGCATTTTACGCATATGTCGCATCTGTGCGTGCATGTCTTTGTTAGTGAAAACGTTGTTATGCGCTAGGCTGAGAATTTGCATCGATTCATCGCCTTGACCATCCCAATCTGAGAGCGTATTCCTTCGTTCGTCATCCATCATGGGCGATGTGGTGTCAGAAGCAGACCACCGAGAGTCCAACAGAGCGGAGGGGACTTGAGGTTGAGGCTTGACGACTTTCGTTTGAGGTGTGGGCCGTACAATCTGCAAGGAAGATGGTTTGGAGTGCACGTCTGATGCAATTTGCTTAGCGTGCTGCAATACGGCGTCCGAATCTTGAAGCGAGTTGGATCTAGACGGAGTATCTTTTGGATCAACAGGTCGGGTGGCATCCTTTAGGAGGGCTGGAACGGAGGTGGCAGTTTTCTTGCTGAACGGCTCCTGTGTATGGAGCGACGACGGAGGCACGGAGGAGGCGGAAGAATAGGCATGGGAGATGGAAGGCGAGCGTGACGAATCAGAGTCCGGGTTCACAACAGCCACTGTTTCGAGTGCCGCTGATGAGCCGACATCGATATCCATGGCTGGATTCGGCGAGACCACAGGTCCATGATGCTTTTGTGATGATGTGGATGATGAAAAGAGCGAACGGCGCTCGGTGCTCGATGACGCAGCCCGATTCAGAGCATTGATGCCCATCCACCTGCGCCAATTTTGCGCCTTGAATACATCGCTTTCATATGACGCGATTTTGTTCTTTGCATCTTCTTGAGGTCCGATAGGTCTCGGCATGCTAGGAAGAGGCCCGCGTGAGCGCATTTGAGGTGCACCAGAGGAGCCTGTGCGAGAATGCGTGCGTTCATGCTGAGGCTTCAGCGGCTGCTCTGGTTCTGGGGCAGGTGCCCATCGTTCCAAGTCGGAGACTAGCGGCGAAGTAATCGCCGCAGCCGGCGACAGAGGCGGTTCAGTCTCTGTAGTCGGCGAAGTCGGTATGGACcgcgcagcgtcgaggCCATGAGCATCAGCTGGCGTCACGACCAACGACGGAAGCGGCGGCTTGGGGTCGGATGAGCCCATCCTCTTGTTCCTGAAAACCATAAGAGTAGACGCTCAGGTTTTTCCCGGATATATACAATGGAACAAAGAGGTGTGTTGGCGTGGGCGTCGCTTCAACGCTAGATCCGACCCCGGCACAAACCCCACCCCGCTTCGTCAGCACACCTCCACTAGACCGTTGGCCCCCTACCGACACGCTACCAACCCTAGCCAAACCACGAGGATATGCCCCAGTTATGTATGTTTTGTTGGATGGTGTGCAATGCGCTGGCATAGTCCACATTttggagctgctgcacaacTTGTGGCATATTAGCGGTGAAATTAATGGAGCCCGTGTACCACGCCATGGCACCAATGCCCATCGCCCCTGCAGCTGTCAGCATTcccgccgcgcgcgcgagggggcggcggcggcgtccGCTGGACTCCTGTGAAGCCACCTGTACGTTGCTTCCATCGTGATCGTCTTCGGCCCGGCGCTTGTTGGCACGCGAGCGAATGTTGGAGtcctgcatggcctcgtcTTGCACCTTGGCTGCCAGGAGCTGCGACTCCCGAATTTGCGCATCGATCTGAGCAGGTGTCAGTGAGTTGGAGAGCTCTGAACGAGAGAGCGCAGCTGAAGAAGAAAGTGCGGATCGACGTGTTGTGCGTTGCGAAGGCGTCGACGATTCCTCAGTCTTGGTCGGCGCAGATGGCACCTCTGCTGTGCGCACACGCTTTGTCAGGCGACTATTCGTTTCCTCAGACTGTGCTCCTTCCGTCGACTCGCTCTCTGCTTCTTCGGACTTTTCAAGCGCATGAGCAGCCGAAGCCACGGTCGCAGCATCGGGGTTGAGGATAGGTGTGTTGCTAttcggcagcagcaacGCTGTGGCTTCAATCAATGGCTGTGCCAATTCAAGTATGCCATAGTCATTAGCAATGGACGAAGCATGCTGGCATGGAATCCACACACCCTGGAGACGAACACCCGTCGACCCaggcggcatcgtgcccGTCTTCTTCGACGGTGTATCTGTTTTCCGCGGGGAACTCGAGCGGGACGCAGCCACAAAGCCGCCATTGGCCGCCTCCGTGTCGAAACGCGACTCGAGGTACGTCATCTCCACGCTTTCCTCTTCAGCATCGGCATAGGGGAACGCGAGGCGAAACATGGACGAGCCAGCAATCGCATTCGTGTCGAAGCGCTTCAGAAGAAAGCCATGCTCCGCACCGTTCACAGTAGGCAGCTTGATACGGCCAATAATAATTTCCCTGTCATGTAAGTAGACGCAGTACGTACTTGTCCTCGCGACGAATGACCTGGAGCTTGACCTGACGAGACTTGACTTCTTGTAGTCGCGGGTTTGTACGCTTCGGGAGCTCATGTACACGCTCTGAAGAGGGCTCTTGCATCTTGGTAGCGGCAGCcttgctcgtgcgcgactTGGACGGCGACTTGGATGGTGACTTGGACGGCGACTTGGCAGGCGTCGATGTGGCCGGAGAGTCGGTCTTGGCCGTCGCACGACGCGACCTGGTCGTCCTTCGAGGAGTGATAGCCGGTGAGTCGGATGCGATCGACtctgcagcaggcgacGGATGACTCGCGCTTTCACCGCGGCCCTTGCG
Protein-coding sequences here:
- a CDS encoding calmodulin, whose product is MAEHLSEEQIAEFKEAFSLFDKDGDGSITTRELGTVMRSLGQNPTEAELQDMVNEIDADGDGTIDFPEFLTMMARKMKDTDSEEEIKEAFRVFDKDGNGFISAAELRHVMTNLGEKLSDQEVEEMIREADTDGDGQINYDEFVRMMMSK
- a CDS encoding chitin synthase activator: MTENTISPGGVAYMPTAYLQSSMPSSPVHSTYAPSIDAASSMPRASIAPSTPRIRSPPLSVLSSPRATDWRYSRDSQAATAVPYTKEYIENYRRRIKDEQDAEALMVYALYLIEAAKRTLDPHDSEKQARKYREALLSESVKIIKKLATSGAAPGKPPYADAQFYLANCYGNGKLGMSIDHAKSYHLYVQASKQNHPAATYRTAVCNEVGAGTKRNPKLGVLFYRKAASLGDTAGMYKLGMILLYGLLEQHPNPREAIVWLKRAADQADEDNPHALYELATHYAEPSNRFVPFDPSLARNLYTQAARLGHTPSQCKLGEGYANGSLGCPVDPRSSIMWFNTAAMRGEGQAELALSGWYLTGAEGVLQQSDIEAYTWARRAASKGIANAEYAVGHYAEIGIGTAVDMDEAVRWYTRAAAQQHPRAMQRLKDLKAHGGRIPLKVPDADCVVM